In Terriglobia bacterium, the following are encoded in one genomic region:
- a CDS encoding TolC family protein: MRMQRVLVILFTFLTALSCAAQLPGGATPAPSQDRQTPVVNTAQTPALEQFSGSGTVDKLVPGTIQLGLLDAIDRGLKHNLGLLLSQQQTELARAQYRRQLSALLPNVSGDVSESLNQINLAAFGIPLPAGLKSPVIGPFGLFDAHATMNETLLDFNAMNRVRAASENERAAKFTVQDARELVVLLVGNQYLLTVASAARLDTAKAQLNTAETIFQQTKDLKSAGVAAGIDVLRSQVQMQTQQQRVLVAQNQFEQQKMSLARTIGIPVAQQFQLTDTVPYAPLAAMNLDEALAHAYQVRPEFRAAESRVRSAELAVKAAKGEALPTVELNGQTGFVGIAPGSAENTFAISAGLRIPIFQGGKVKADVNQAATLLRQERLQLENLRARVEYEIRSALLDVKTSEDQVAVTNQQIDLAAEQLKEAQDRYKAGVSGSLEVVQAQEAVAGANENHIQALYQNNVAKLSLVRALGEAEQRTRAFLGGK; the protein is encoded by the coding sequence ATGCGGATGCAACGTGTCCTGGTAATTTTATTTACATTTCTAACTGCACTTTCTTGTGCTGCCCAGCTTCCGGGCGGAGCGACGCCGGCACCGTCTCAAGACCGCCAGACGCCTGTGGTGAATACCGCGCAGACGCCCGCTCTGGAGCAGTTCAGCGGCAGCGGCACGGTGGACAAACTGGTTCCCGGAACCATTCAATTGGGGCTGCTGGACGCAATTGATCGCGGGCTCAAGCACAATCTTGGTCTTCTGCTTTCCCAGCAGCAGACGGAACTGGCGCGAGCGCAATACCGCCGCCAGCTTAGCGCGTTGCTGCCGAATGTTTCCGGCGACGTGAGCGAGTCATTGAACCAGATCAACCTGGCGGCATTCGGCATTCCACTGCCGGCGGGATTGAAGTCGCCCGTGATTGGCCCGTTTGGACTTTTCGATGCCCATGCCACCATGAATGAAACGCTACTGGACTTCAACGCCATGAACAGAGTCCGCGCGGCTTCTGAAAACGAGCGGGCGGCAAAGTTCACGGTGCAGGATGCGCGCGAACTGGTGGTGCTGCTCGTGGGCAACCAATATCTGCTCACAGTGGCGAGCGCTGCCCGGCTCGACACGGCCAAAGCCCAGCTCAACACGGCGGAGACGATCTTCCAGCAGACCAAGGACCTGAAGAGCGCCGGTGTTGCGGCAGGCATTGATGTGTTGCGATCACAGGTGCAGATGCAGACGCAGCAACAGCGTGTGCTGGTGGCGCAGAACCAATTTGAACAGCAAAAGATGTCTCTGGCGCGAACCATTGGAATACCGGTGGCACAACAATTTCAACTGACGGATACGGTGCCTTACGCTCCGCTGGCTGCGATGAATCTGGATGAAGCGCTGGCGCATGCTTACCAGGTGCGTCCGGAATTTCGGGCGGCGGAGTCGCGCGTGCGATCGGCTGAGCTGGCGGTGAAAGCCGCCAAAGGCGAGGCGCTGCCGACCGTTGAACTGAATGGCCAGACAGGCTTTGTTGGTATAGCGCCGGGAAGCGCGGAGAACACATTTGCGATTTCCGCCGGTTTGCGCATTCCAATTTTTCAAGGCGGCAAAGTAAAGGCCGACGTTAACCAGGCGGCGACTTTGCTGCGGCAAGAGCGCCTGCAACTGGAAAACCTGCGTGCGCGAGTGGAATATGAAATCCGCTCGGCATTGCTGGACGTGAAGACATCTGAGGACCAAGTCGCGGTAACCAATCAGCAGATTGATCTTGCAGCCGAGCAGTTGAAAGAAGCGCAGGACCGCTACAAAGCCGGTGTTTCCGGAAGCCTTGAAGTAGTGCAGGCACAGGAAGCGGTTGCCGGTGCGAATGAAAACCATATTCAAGCCCTGTATCAGAACAATGTAGCCAAGCTCTCGCTGGTGCGCGCCCTGGGCGAGGCGGAGCAGCGGACGCGTGCATTCCTGGGAGGAAAATAA
- a CDS encoding HlyD family secretion protein, whose product MADPIKIAPYEEEEVVKEPVRREVDVPENNDDRRSGKERRSISDTRAVGFFRANPRAKWIIAAVVVLLLIGGFFIWRYYSVRESTDDAQIDGHINPISPRVTGTVLNVLHDDNEVVQAGTLLVELDPKDYQVAVDRARADLANAQANAVAANVGVPLTQTTSSSQLLAADAAVKGAQRDIESARAKLNDAQAMYAKTSADLKRMEQLIAKDEISHQQYDAAVAANDSAKAQVEAATSAISSAESRAAQSQAQAEAARTVPEQLKVTRARAGAASAEVQRAVSALAQAELNLQYTKIVAPVTGVLSKRSVEPGQTVQAGQPLFSIVNLDDIWTTANFKETQLRDMKVGQPAKIKVDAYGKEFSGTVESIGGATGARFSLLPPENATGNYVKVVQRIPVRIRFDKGQDPNHQLRPGMSVEPVVYTK is encoded by the coding sequence GTGGCTGACCCGATTAAGATAGCGCCATACGAGGAAGAAGAAGTTGTGAAGGAGCCTGTCCGCAGGGAAGTGGATGTGCCGGAGAATAATGACGACCGGCGCTCCGGGAAAGAGCGCCGCTCGATCAGCGACACGCGCGCCGTGGGATTCTTCCGCGCGAATCCGCGGGCGAAGTGGATTATTGCCGCAGTGGTCGTTCTTCTTCTCATTGGCGGATTTTTCATCTGGCGTTATTACTCCGTGCGTGAATCGACGGACGACGCGCAGATTGACGGACACATTAATCCCATCAGCCCGCGCGTTACCGGCACGGTGCTGAACGTGCTGCATGACGATAACGAAGTTGTCCAGGCCGGAACGCTGCTGGTGGAACTTGATCCCAAGGATTACCAGGTTGCCGTGGACCGCGCGCGCGCTGACCTGGCGAACGCGCAGGCCAATGCGGTTGCCGCCAACGTGGGCGTGCCACTCACGCAAACCACCAGCTCCAGCCAGTTGCTTGCCGCCGACGCAGCCGTGAAAGGCGCGCAACGGGATATTGAATCGGCACGCGCCAAGCTGAATGATGCGCAGGCAATGTATGCGAAGACGTCCGCCGATCTGAAGCGCATGGAGCAGCTCATCGCGAAGGACGAAATTTCACACCAACAATATGACGCCGCCGTGGCGGCGAACGATTCAGCCAAAGCACAGGTTGAAGCTGCGACTTCCGCCATTTCAAGCGCGGAAAGCCGGGCAGCCCAATCGCAAGCGCAAGCTGAAGCGGCGCGGACGGTGCCGGAGCAACTGAAAGTCACGCGGGCGCGAGCGGGAGCGGCATCGGCGGAAGTGCAACGAGCTGTCTCTGCGCTGGCACAAGCGGAACTGAATCTGCAGTACACAAAAATCGTCGCGCCGGTAACCGGCGTGCTGAGCAAGCGCAGCGTTGAGCCGGGACAAACGGTGCAAGCCGGCCAGCCGCTGTTTTCAATCGTGAACCTGGATGACATCTGGACCACAGCCAACTTTAAAGAGACGCAACTGCGCGACATGAAAGTGGGACAGCCAGCCAAGATCAAGGTTGATGCTTACGGAAAAGAATTTAGTGGCACCGTTGAATCAATCGGTGGCGCAACAGGGGCGCGCTTTAGCCTGTTGCCGCCGGAAAATGCGACGGGCAATTACGTGAAAGTGGTGCAGCGCATTCCGGTACGCATCCGCTTTGATAAAGGCCAGGACCCGAATCATCAATTGCGTCCGGGCATGTCAGTAGAGCCGGTGGTGTACACGAAATAG
- a CDS encoding MFS transporter, protein MPDDPSQTAASSLNSKWPESLRALRHRNYQLFFAGQLISLIGTWMDQVAEAWLVYRLTGSALLLGTVAFASQIPVFLLAPIGGALADRVDRRKILVCTQSSMMLLTFMLAWLTLSHRVHIWQVVTLAALTGVVNAVDLPARQAFVVDMVSRADLVNAIALNSSMFNGARVVGPALAGIVVAAIGEGWCFFANGVSFLAVIAGLAMMTIDRPRMAIEGSPLENIIEGFKFVGQSGPVRALMMLLGLVSFTAMPYAVLMPLFADKILHGGAQALGLLMGCSGVGALCGALTLAMRKSLKGLSLWVAVSCAGFGLALLVFSFSRTLWLSAVLLVPAGFCMMIQMASSNTLIQSMVPDRLRGRVMSVYAMTFMGMAPLGSLLAGSLAHTLGAPMTVGLGGVVAIVGAGFFGSKLPTLRPAAREMIVAQQIAGGDPPQEMTAPVFSKNG, encoded by the coding sequence ATGCCGGACGATCCTTCTCAAACCGCTGCCAGCAGCCTTAATTCCAAATGGCCTGAATCCCTGCGGGCCCTCCGCCATCGCAACTATCAATTATTTTTTGCCGGCCAGCTCATATCCTTAATAGGCACATGGATGGACCAGGTCGCCGAGGCATGGCTGGTCTATCGCCTGACCGGCTCGGCCCTGCTGCTGGGTACCGTTGCCTTCGCCTCGCAGATCCCGGTCTTCCTTCTGGCCCCTATAGGCGGCGCACTGGCCGACCGCGTTGACCGCCGCAAGATCCTGGTCTGTACCCAATCCTCCATGATGCTGCTCACCTTCATGCTGGCTTGGCTTACGCTTTCCCATCGCGTGCATATCTGGCAGGTCGTCACCCTTGCAGCTCTTACCGGCGTGGTCAATGCCGTCGATCTGCCGGCCCGCCAGGCTTTTGTAGTAGACATGGTCTCGCGCGCCGATCTGGTGAATGCCATAGCCCTTAATTCATCCATGTTTAATGGCGCGCGCGTAGTCGGACCAGCTCTCGCAGGAATCGTAGTTGCCGCCATCGGTGAAGGCTGGTGCTTCTTCGCCAATGGCGTTAGTTTTCTGGCCGTCATCGCCGGCCTGGCGATGATGACAATCGACCGTCCGCGGATGGCAATTGAAGGATCGCCGCTGGAAAACATTATTGAAGGCTTCAAGTTCGTCGGGCAAAGCGGCCCGGTTCGCGCTCTTATGATGCTGCTGGGACTGGTAAGTTTTACGGCCATGCCTTACGCGGTGCTCATGCCGCTCTTTGCCGATAAGATTCTCCATGGCGGCGCACAGGCCCTGGGTTTGCTCATGGGCTGCTCGGGAGTCGGCGCGCTCTGCGGCGCACTCACCTTGGCCATGAGAAAGAGTCTCAAGGGGCTGAGCCTCTGGGTAGCAGTTTCATGCGCCGGATTTGGCCTTGCCCTCCTGGTGTTTTCCTTTTCGCGGACGCTTTGGCTTTCCGCGGTTCTGCTGGTCCCGGCCGGCTTCTGCATGATGATCCAGATGGCCTCCTCCAATACGCTCATTCAGAGCATGGTGCCCGATCGCCTGCGCGGACGCGTGATGTCCGTCTACGCCATGACTTTTATGGGTATGGCTCCCTTGGGCTCTCTTCTCGCCGGCAGCCTTGCGCACACGCTAGGTGCCCCGATGACCGTAGGACTTGGCGGTGTTGTAGCGATTGTGGGAGCAGGTTTCTTTGGATCAAAGTTGCCGACGCTGCGTCCTGCCGCGCGAGAGATGATTGTCGCCCAGCAGATTGCCGGAGGTGATCCCCCGCAGGAAATGACTGCCCCCGTGTTCAGCAAGAACGGTTAA
- a CDS encoding DinB family protein, which produces MNTECNRIAYQLASTINGEAWYGDSVREILNGVTAEKAKARPIPNAHSIWEIVVHVNAWIKFFSGAIQGTPIPAWSTMPKEMDWPPVKDTNEQAWKQAVTTFFDEHLGLMETIKSFGDERLEATVPGRTYNFYRLFQSATQHAVYHSGQIVLLKKMAK; this is translated from the coding sequence TGAATACTGAATGCAATCGCATCGCTTATCAACTTGCCTCCACCATCAACGGGGAAGCGTGGTATGGAGACTCCGTACGCGAAATCCTGAACGGCGTTACCGCTGAGAAGGCTAAAGCCCGTCCCATTCCGAATGCACATTCAATCTGGGAGATCGTTGTCCATGTGAATGCATGGATCAAATTCTTTTCCGGCGCGATTCAGGGAACTCCGATCCCGGCCTGGTCGACAATGCCCAAAGAAATGGACTGGCCTCCGGTGAAGGACACGAACGAGCAAGCATGGAAGCAGGCCGTTACTACCTTTTTCGATGAGCATCTGGGGCTGATGGAAACCATCAAGAGTTTCGGTGATGAGCGTCTGGAAGCAACTGTCCCGGGCAGGACTTACAACTTCTACCGGCTTTTCCAGAGCGCGACGCAGCACGCGGTGTATCACTCGGGCCAGATCGTGCTGCTGAAGAAGATGGCCAAGTAA